One Phocaeicola dorei genomic region harbors:
- a CDS encoding Mfa1 family fimbria major subunit (Members of this family are fimbrial shaft proteins (major subunit proteins), found in the Bacteriodetes. The family is named for Mfa1 from Porphyromonas gingivalis, and is related to but distinct from the family of FimA from the species.), producing the protein MNKKLLLSFALAAAMAGCINDADVPSGNGDNPIPGAKGGNMEISFVVPNSSNGSRAASAEDSGVYEDGTAEEYKVSNVKLYLFDSSSKNLVTTLDVDQNELGISSKENSQEGQTIIYSCNKEIILEPGNYDILAVANGTQNLDIEKEIGQESTLLGQIDATTYGNGMITSVPGKGFIMSNRGSANLNIAVESPEKSDTRAHVRINLERAVAKLMVRNDSKEIYTLKNPKGVTYATVRLNNYKFINLANKFYTFRHVATLDAASETPSAPSSYSVEAGNFGNIADNNGYLIDPYFFDKTVAGATTSFTGGSFYTNHLSKQTDSNWSGLADAGKYVSMYCLENCMFRPVQNTVYTTGIMLKGTFTPEASQTIGTDGQPVEDPLVFKTLYYFNYKFYTTLAAVGEHGDANIDGLTEASSDADLAAKQITRFTKNEGNFSTFYNYWIKHLDNGDPTTMGVMEFGIVRNNIYSVNITSIKNLGPGTPDTKPDPDEYKAYLDVEFGVYPWIVRDQDADLE; encoded by the coding sequence ATGAACAAAAAATTATTATTATCCTTCGCTCTTGCAGCTGCAATGGCAGGATGTATTAATGATGCAGATGTCCCCTCAGGAAATGGAGACAATCCGATTCCCGGAGCCAAAGGAGGCAACATGGAGATTTCATTTGTAGTCCCTAACTCTTCTAACGGCAGCCGTGCCGCTTCCGCCGAAGACTCTGGAGTCTATGAAGACGGTACTGCCGAAGAATACAAAGTGAGCAATGTGAAACTCTATCTGTTTGATTCTTCCAGCAAGAATTTGGTTACTACCCTCGACGTAGATCAAAATGAATTGGGTATCTCCAGCAAAGAGAACAGCCAAGAAGGACAAACCATCATCTATTCTTGCAACAAGGAAATCATATTGGAACCGGGCAACTATGACATCCTTGCCGTAGCGAACGGTACACAAAACCTTGACATCGAAAAAGAAATAGGCCAGGAATCAACATTATTGGGACAGATTGACGCCACCACTTATGGAAACGGTATGATAACCAGCGTACCCGGAAAGGGATTCATCATGTCCAACCGTGGCTCGGCCAATCTGAACATTGCCGTAGAATCTCCCGAAAAGAGCGACACCAGAGCACACGTCAGAATCAATTTGGAACGTGCCGTTGCCAAACTGATGGTTAGAAATGACAGCAAGGAAATCTACACGTTGAAGAATCCTAAGGGAGTGACTTACGCCACAGTCCGGCTGAACAACTACAAATTCATCAATCTGGCAAACAAGTTCTACACTTTCCGTCATGTCGCTACACTGGATGCCGCATCTGAAACTCCTTCCGCTCCGTCATCTTACAGCGTGGAAGCAGGAAATTTCGGTAACATAGCCGACAACAACGGTTATCTTATCGATCCCTATTTCTTCGACAAGACCGTAGCAGGAGCTACTACCAGTTTCACAGGCGGTTCATTCTACACTAACCACCTGTCAAAACAAACAGACAGCAATTGGTCCGGTCTGGCCGATGCAGGAAAGTACGTTTCCATGTATTGTCTTGAAAACTGTATGTTCCGTCCGGTACAGAACACGGTGTACACCACCGGCATCATGCTGAAAGGTACATTCACTCCGGAAGCCTCACAGACCATCGGCACTGACGGCCAGCCGGTAGAAGACCCGCTCGTGTTCAAGACACTGTATTATTTCAACTATAAATTCTACACCACGCTGGCGGCTGTGGGTGAACATGGTGATGCCAATATTGATGGTTTGACAGAAGCATCCAGCGATGCAGACCTGGCAGCCAAGCAGATTACCCGTTTCACCAAGAATGAAGGTAATTTCTCCACCTTCTACAACTATTGGATCAAACATCTTGATAACGGCGATCCTACCACAATGGGCGTAATGGAATTCGGTATTGTACGTAACAATATTTATTCTGTCAATATTACCAGCATCAAGAACCTGGGTCCCGGCACTCCGGATACCAAACCCGATCCGGACGAATACAAAGCATACTTGGACGTAGAATTCGGAGTATATCCGTGGATTGTCCGTGACCAAGATGCCGACCTTGAATAA
- a CDS encoding FimB/Mfa2 family fimbrial subunit, translating into MSKTATILFALCTLFCSACSWVDDDQSDCPTGCWLKLSYTYNMLNVDAVTTQVKDVTLFILDQEGNYIDREEVDSLTFHQNECIIQVPSLPQGDYTFLVWAGLSDSHYQHTPTSLTLLRNEAGEQSEKLSSLFHGRLDNVHISGEYQVLALSLTKNTNILSCILQSQSAVPLDTDDFRLELTAGNGCMDHWNTPIDSVSTCYLPFMQESANLEDIQVVHAGMNTLRLMENDDTRLRLIYQPSGKEIFDIPLTQYLLLSRNVETTYMPPQEYLDRQDRYNLIFFLDSTNDPQQPYICLQMKVNGWMIRINNAELDK; encoded by the coding sequence ATGAGTAAAACTGCTACTATCCTCTTCGCCCTATGTACTCTTTTCTGTAGTGCATGTTCCTGGGTAGACGATGACCAATCCGATTGTCCCACAGGCTGTTGGTTAAAGTTATCCTATACCTATAATATGCTGAATGTAGATGCCGTGACCACCCAGGTAAAAGATGTCACGCTATTTATTCTCGATCAGGAAGGAAACTATATAGACCGGGAGGAAGTAGACAGTCTTACATTCCATCAAAATGAATGTATAATCCAAGTCCCCTCCCTGCCTCAGGGAGATTATACCTTTCTGGTTTGGGCAGGTTTGTCGGACTCGCATTATCAACATACTCCCACTTCACTGACACTATTACGCAATGAGGCGGGAGAACAATCCGAAAAACTTTCATCTCTATTCCACGGGCGGCTGGACAACGTGCATATCAGCGGCGAATATCAGGTTTTGGCTCTCTCTCTTACTAAAAACACGAATATTCTGAGCTGCATATTGCAAAGTCAGTCGGCCGTCCCGCTGGATACAGATGATTTCCGTCTGGAACTGACTGCCGGCAACGGATGCATGGATCATTGGAACACTCCGATAGACTCCGTTTCCACCTGTTATCTCCCCTTTATGCAAGAAAGCGCCAATTTGGAAGACATACAGGTAGTGCATGCCGGAATGAATACATTGAGACTGATGGAAAATGACGATACCCGTCTACGGTTAATCTATCAACCTAGTGGAAAAGAGATTTTCGATATTCCGCTTACACAATATCTGCTCCTGTCACGTAATGTCGAGACAACCTATATGCCTCCACAAGAATATCTTGACAGGCAAGACCGCTATAATCTGATATTTTTTCTTGACTCAACAAATGATCCGCAGCAACCTTATATATGTTTACAAATGAAAGTAAACGGATGGATGATACGTATAAATAATGCAGAATTAGATAAATAA